TATTTCATCAAAGAATATATTAACTAATTTTGAAAAAGAAAGATATGTACTGAATAATGAATGTTCAATCTAGTCACCTAATCGACCTGAGGTAATCCTCTCTCCATTTCTTTACTTCGGGCTGATCATAGTTCAAGGTTAGACATTGAGATCCGTTATCGCTACTGTCTTTCCCTTTCGTATTTAGAATCTGCGTCAACAGACAGTGAGCAGCAGTGTTGTTAGAATTTAGTGCGATAGATTTACTCAATGCCTTTTCTGACAAATCCAAGCTCCCCTGCTGTAGTAGCGCCCATCCTAGGTTCTTCTGTAAGTTTGATTCTGTTTCAGACGAATTTGAATGCGTCAGTGCTATGCGTGTAAGCTCTGTGGCTTTTTTGGCCTTCCCCTCCAGTATTTCTATACGAGATAAATTGTTGTAAGCCTCCGTTGATTCATTGGGTGCAAGTGCGATCGCACTTGCATAAGCTAAAGCAGCGTCTTTTCTTTCCTCTCGCAGATCATAGAATACTCCAAGTTCAAACCAACGTTCCCATGTGGGATCAAGACGAATGGATTCTCGATATGCCTTAATGCTGCAGTCATAATCCTTTAATTCGGTACAAACCTCTGCAAGCTCTTCTATGGTGTCAGGGGCATGCACAAGCTTAATGCTGTTTTCCAATGCATCACGAGCTTTTGTCAATTCCCCTCTTTCTTCAAGTATCTGTGCATTTGCGGAATGCCAAGCAGCGACGACACGACGGCCAGCTCGATATAAGCCGAATGAGGCCATAGCGATCGCAAGGGCAACAGGAATCATCCAGATCTTGATCTTCAACTTTGGTTCAATGTTGGGTCTATGAAGCAGTCTTTCAGTAGATTCCAGTACCTCATTTGTATTGGTAGGGCGATCTCCAGGTGCCAGAGCCGTCATTCGATCCAGCAGGTTTGCTAGCCTCGGATCGAGCTTTTTGGCGTGTTCTCTCCAGAGTAATTGGCCTGTCTTTTCATCAATCGGCAACTCAAACGGTTCCCGACCCGTTAATAAGTAAATCACTGTTCGTCCAAGGGCAAAGATATCCGACTGCGGAATAGCACTTCCGCTTTCTTGTTCTGGAGGTGTATATCCACTGCTGGATAGCCTAGTTACATCGCCTGATGCAACTTTAGCAAGATAGGTATGGCTTATAGATGATCGTACGCCACCAAAATCAATCAAGGCAAGCTGTCCATCTTCCTTCAAGATAATATTTGACGGTTTTATATCTCTGTGAAACAGTTTGTGTTGGTGAATGTAATGAAGAACTGTGGATAGTTGCTTGAGATAGTCGAGTCCTAAAGCTGATGGGATAGGTCGTTTGCTATCGAGCTGCTTCTGCAATGTTTCGCCCGGTATTTTCTCCATCGCAAATCCATAGACCTTGTATTTACCGGGCAAATTCACTATGAACTGATCACTAACCAAGAGCTTAGGGATTGCTGGATGAGAGAAGGATCGAAGTGCTGAGACTTCGCGCTCGAACATACTGAAATATGGCTCATCATCCCGAAATAGAGTTTTAACGACCTTAATTTCTCCACTATCACATTGAGCTTCAAAAACTTCAGTAGGTCTCGGCACTGACAATTCAGTAAGAGAGGCAATAAGTTTGTATCGACTGTTTATCTTCAGTGGGGAACCACATGATTGACAATGCTCTGCTTCAAAAAAGTTTTCTCGACGTTCACAGGATGGATTGACACAGAAGCAGGTAGCTGGATTCGTCATGCAACTGATTGAACCTTTTGCCCAACAAAGCCTTGAGGGTCTTGTTCAATGTACTTTCTAATGACTGAGCTGAGTCTAAACTTGCTTTTCCTCTCTACCTTGGTCTCCTCGATAAGAGAACGGTTGACTAGAGAACTAACTGTACGAAGCAAGCCATCTGTAGAGCGGAACAGGCTGTGACTTTCAATGTTCTGTAAGATTTCTTCGTAGCTCACTGAATCGTGCTCTTTCATCAAATCTGCCAGTATCTTCATCGCAAAGCACTCAAATTCTGACATTGAGCTGGATGGCGAAAACTCATGATTTAAAGTTAGCAAGAGCGGATCAGCAATTATCGTCGATTGAACTCTTAGAAAATCTGCTGTACTCCCTCCGTAGATTGTTCTAACCCTTTTCGCTATGACCTTTAACATCAAAGGGTTGCCATGATATTTATTAATAAGTGCGGGCCAACAATGTCTGTCTTTCAAGCTCTGCTCTTCAAAAATAGTTTCAGCATCATCTTGAGCTAAACCTTCTAAACGAATAATCTCAGCAGCATTTCCTGATTCATGAAGGTCTGACCAGTCAAGGAATCGGGTACGACTGGTAACAATTAAAGAACTATTACCCTGATCGTTGACAAGTCGTCTGAAGAAAGGGCCATAGTCTGTATAAGGCTCACTGTAATAGTCCCAAGCCGATTGTTGTTGATCCTGTTGCAGAATCTCAGCACCATCAAGAACCAATAAACAGCGATGCTTTCTGAAAAAACGAATGAGTAAGTTTTGCAATTTGTTGACGCTGCTACCTGTTCCAAAAGGTATGCCTAGCATATCAGCTAGGTCTGCAAGGAGTTCATCAAGTAAAGGGCCGTAGCGAATCGATTTCCAAATGCAGATCTCAATTGATTCGTTTGTCTTTGACATAACTCGTTCAACAATACGAGCAGCCAGAGCTGTTTTCCCAATGCCCTGAGGGCCATCAATAAAAATATTTCTGTGATCCCGAAGAAGTCTAATACAGTGCTGAACTTGGCTGCGATAACCAACGAAGTTTCCAGTATCAGGAGGAACACCGAAAAGTATAGGAACAGAGTCAGGATTTGCTGAATTCGCTTGAATCTGTTCTGTAAGGGAAGTATCCTGAAGCATATTTTCTAAGACAGTTTTCAGATGCGTTTTTGTAACACGACATCCAAACTCTTTTGATAGAAGCTTCCAGACCCCTGGCCCAGCTCTGCAGCTGATGTAGTTTGGGCTGAAGTTTTCTCTATAAAGCTTTATCGCTTCCTCGTACCCTATTTTTTCCCAGGCAGCCAACACAGCAATTCTCTCTCCAGGTGTCAGCTCCTTACCGCGCCTTGCTTGAGAGATTTTGTTTATGGAAGTAAGGGCTTGCTCCAGATTCATCAACCCTCCAGTCCTGCAACAGGATAAACGTCACAACATCCGTAAAACTGAATTCTAACCTTAAAACATACATTTAGAGTATGGCACTATCGGCGAAAAGCATAGCCTTGGTCCCCAATATTTGTGATGATCACATGCTCATGCTATAAAACATACAAACTAACATTGCTTGGGTGTTGGTTTTGTCGGTGACTGAAAAATTAACCAAATTTCACCTCAAAGCTATGGAAATGAATAGCCTTCCCTTATGTATCTGGAAAGATAAAGATTTAAAGCTGTCTGATATCCAGGTATCTGAGCAGGTGCAGAGTCGCTCAGAAATTTGTCGGCAGACTGTCAGTACTTATGCTGCAAAGATAAATGAGGGAGAAATGGCACCTGTGCTTGTTTTTTGTGATGGGTTTCGATACTGGCTTGTAGATGGTTTTCATCGATACCAAGCAGCGAAATTGGTGAATCACACTAAGATTTCTTGCAGAGTTGCGTATGGTAGTAAGCGTGATGCGATTCTATATGCCATAGCTGCTAATATTGACAACGGCTTTAAGCGAGCAAATGCTGATAAGCGCAACGGTGTTGAGACTCTTCTCAGTGACTCTGAGTGGAGCCAGTGGAGTAATCATGAGATTGCAAGAAGATGCGGGGTTAGTCACACGTATGTGCGGAAGCTGAGATTGAAGCTTCAAGAATCAAATGAGATTAATCCACTTATACAAACTCGGCAGTCTGTGAACAGAATTGCTTTCCGTAATGGACGTGAATATCCAATAGATGTCTCAAATATCGGGCAACTAGACAGATAGCCTTCCACTCATTGTTATTTAGAGAGGTGACGCATTGCTTCGTAGGAAGCAATGCGTCACCAATTTTCGATCTCGTGGGGAGCAAATCGGTTCAGCTTTACATCAGGTGATTAAGCTATCTAGAAACGCTATCTAGAAACGTTTCTAGATAGCGTTTCTGCGGAGTCTTGACTTAAGCCTCTGAAGCCATTGTGTTGAGTGCGTTTGTCACTTTGGGAAATAGCGTATTATCCGATAGTGGTCATACGTTTAAGGTCTCATGGCAATCAACAAATCTCTGAAAAAGCAAAGCAGCCCCAGTCGTCATAAGACAGTAGAAGATGTAGAAATTCAGAAAATCCGTAGGGATGGGGGAACACAGCCCCGCGCGCGTCTAGATGAAGGAACTGTACATTCATATGCCGAAAGCATATCAGATGGAGACGAATTTCCACCTATTACCCTGTTCTATGACGGTGAAAGCTATTGGCTAGCAGATGGCTTTCATCGTGTTCAGGCACATATAGAGGCTTGTAAGGAAACCATTGCCGCTGAGGTTAGGTCCGGTACCAGGAGGGATGCAGTTCTCTATTGTGTTGGAGCTAATGCGACGCATGGCCTTAGACGATCAAATGCTGATAAGCGACGCGCAGTAGAGACATTGCTAAATGATCCAGAGTGGCACAAGTGGAGCAACAACGAGATTGCTTCTCGTAGTAATGTGAGCCACACGTTTGTCCGAAATGTGCGAGATGAAATGTCTAATGAGGGGTCTGCTTCAAGTCTAGAGGATCTTGATGCCGCGCCTGAATCTCGTTTTGCAAGAAGAGGAGGTACAACTTACACCGTTCAAACTAAGAGAATCGGTCAGTCTGCTGGTACTCCTTTAGGTCGCCAAAGAAAGAAAAAAAAGCCCATAGTTGAACCTGAGCCTGAGCCTGTTCTAAATAAGCTTAAAAAGGTTGCCAGTGGAGAAATCTGGTCGCTAGGCAAACACCACAAACTTTATTGTGGTAGTCATTCGTCTCAAAAATTCCAATCCTTGCTACCAAATGAAATTGCTTTACTTCTTGTGTTCCCTTCAGAGCCAACCGAATGGCTACCCAGAATGCCACAACAAGCTAAAAGTGCATTGATGTGGTATACCCCATACGGTGAGGATATGCACCTTGAAACCTTGCGGAACGTTGTATCCAATTGTGTCACTGCTTCTACCGATGCAGATGATAATGTCATAGTTCTAAATCTACCTGACCCTTCATTATTTCTGCTCTTTGATGAATTGCAGTGCAAGTGTTATTGCGCTGAGCCTAATCCACAACGCTGCACCGATGCAATCACTGCCTGGAGCGTTACTCAGCAATCTGTCCAGAAGCGTTGAACGCCTAAATCTCAACCGCGACAACTGAGATTAATCAATAAAAGTGCATAATTAGCCGATTATCGTCTACATCCCAAAGGCAAGAAGGAGTAGATCTCCAGGTGCATATGCTGTGGAGGTCTATGATTGGATTCAAATATTTGCGGCCCTAGAATTAAGTCAATACGGCAGCTCAAGATGACACAAGCTGAACTCTCTGCTGCTCTCGAAGTAGATTATGGAATTTACCTCAGCCAATCTGACATCTCCGAGATAGAACGCCAAGAGCGTGGCCTCAAAGACTATGAGCTAGATGCAATCTCAACCATCCTGGACGTATCACCCATGTTTCTGCTCAGGAATGAACTGGGAGATGATTTTTATGTTGATGAATAATATTTGATCATACCGAGATCCTTTGAAAATCTAGGGCTATCGTATTATGATCCCTGTAACGTCGCTTGAGAAACTGTCCGACGAACGCCTTCCAACTGTTTGACGCAGCTCCGTTTGGTTTTTGAATACCAGCCAGGGCAAAGTGTTAGGTATTTGAAGCCCAGCTCAGGCAACAATCCACACATTCAATCCCTGTATCCTTGATCGATCAAGGGTTTTAGGGTATTTTGGCTCTAATCACTCACGAACGGAGGCTTACAACATGAATTAATTGATATCCAAAGCAAAACCCCCAGCCGAAGCCGGGGAGTTGCTGTCGAATAACTTAATAGGGTTGGGGACCGAAACGCTTGGATTTGGCGATCTTCGTTTTTGGTCACCCGAGATGAGATGTTTTGATTCTATAAGCATCTTAGGGGTTTTTGCAACCTTTTTTTCTGCAAAAATTCTCTAACACCCTGTTGAGGTTTAAAAATCTTTACAGGAATACTACTAGTGAAATTTCAGGATTTCAGGAGTAGTCAAGATTCCTATTGCCCAGGATGGTTGGGGCAGCTAGGAGGATTTGACTGCAGATCTATCGAAATAAGCGATCCTTCCCAAGGGATAGGCGGATACGCATCTTTCCCTCTTGGAGGCTTCCTATGAGGGCCTCAGCAGAGCCAAGTTACCCCCAGGAGCCTCGTCGTCGCAATCAGCGACAATCTTCCAAACGACAACGACCTCAGGATCCCCTTCCGAAGAGTGAGACAGGTCAACATCTGGCCCATCTGTTTCCGAACGGCTGGAAATGGATTTATGCCAGTGCACCTGACTCCCAAGCCTCCCCCCAGTGGGAGACCATCCATCAGTTTCCCCTGACACCAATTGAAATGGAGCAACTGCACCAAGATGCGGAGAGCTTGGTGGGCATTCGCCCCGGAAGTCAAACAAGATGGCTCGTCATCGACATAGACCACGGTTCTGACTATCACCCCATTACCAACGAAAACTGGCTTCCTCGCATTCGACATGCCCTTGAGGGGGTTGGCATTGCCAGGATACTGACCTGTCAAAGTAGTTATAGTGGTGGTCTTCATCTCTACCTACCAATCCCTCAGCCTGTCAGCAGCTTTTGGTTCTCAATCTGTGTCAAGCTCCACCTTGAAGCGATAGGTATCAAGCTGTATGGGGGCCAATGTGAGCTATACCCCAACCCCAAGAAATATGTGCCCAAAGGAAAGGGATATAGCCTCTTCGCTGGCATCCGTTTACCTATGCAGCCCAACAGCGGCTTCTACCCCCTCGACTCGGACCTCAACCCACTTCCTTGGACCCTTGCCCAGTGGCTCGAAGCCTTTGAGCAAGCAGCATCCCTGCAGGACTTTACCCTGCTGCAGCACTCCATCATCCATGCCCAAGAAGCTTACCAACTGCGTCGTCATTACCATCCCAAATCTATCAGTAGCTGGCAGTCTCATATTGACCAAGAGAAGGGCCAAGGCTGGACTGGCCCCGGTCAATCGAACGCCAAGTTCAAAGCCCTTGCTTGCGAAGCCCGAGTATTCAAAGGGATGGATTCTGCAGAACAGATCGCAGAGTACATTGAGCAAACAGCTTCCCAGATGCCAGGTTTTAATGAATACAGCAACCACATCAAAGATCTCCGTCAGCGCAGCCGTGATGTGGCTCATTGGGCAATGAAGTTTTATTGGCCCAATGGTTCTGCTCCCCAACGAGAGACCCATTATCACAGTCGAGAAACCGCCCCTGCCGACTTTGGTTACCATCAATCTAAACGAGACGCTGCTCGACACCGCATCAACCAGGCTGTAGAGCAACTTCAGTCATCTTCAGGTCTACCGAAAGGCATTTGCGATCGCGCCGAAGCCATTATCTTAATCGGCCATGTCAGCAAGCAGACGCTCTATCGGAACAAATCTCTTTGGCATCCAAATCATTTCAAATTACAAGCCCCCCCAGAAATCCCTCAACCTCAGCCACAGCAAGATATTACACAACCTCAGAGTAAAAATAGAGATGGAGGCGTTAGCCAACTGCTTAAATTCCTATGGATAGGGACTCTTACACAACTCCTTATATATGTAGGGTTTGTACTACTAACTCAACAATTAGCTGCGACTGCCCTGGCCCTTAAAGGCCAAAGGGCAGATCAAGCGGCGCTGGAAGTCACAACTCTTCCAAAAGAGGGGGGTCCGGGGGGAGATTTATCTAATGAGCCAAGCGTCAGCAATATCCAAAACTGGCAACAGCTACGGCTATCGCTCCCAGAAAGGTTTCAGAGGAAGCTTCAGCAGTCTGCCAGAGAGAGTTCTGAGCCAAAAGTTATCCAACTTCCATTGGAGTTTCGCACCTCTGAT
The sequence above is a segment of the Acaryochloris thomasi RCC1774 genome. Coding sequences within it:
- a CDS encoding serine/threonine-protein kinase; protein product: MTNPATCFCVNPSCERRENFFEAEHCQSCGSPLKINSRYKLIASLTELSVPRPTEVFEAQCDSGEIKVVKTLFRDDEPYFSMFEREVSALRSFSHPAIPKLLVSDQFIVNLPGKYKVYGFAMEKIPGETLQKQLDSKRPIPSALGLDYLKQLSTVLHYIHQHKLFHRDIKPSNIILKEDGQLALIDFGGVRSSISHTYLAKVASGDVTRLSSSGYTPPEQESGSAIPQSDIFALGRTVIYLLTGREPFELPIDEKTGQLLWREHAKKLDPRLANLLDRMTALAPGDRPTNTNEVLESTERLLHRPNIEPKLKIKIWMIPVALAIAMASFGLYRAGRRVVAAWHSANAQILEERGELTKARDALENSIKLVHAPDTIEELAEVCTELKDYDCSIKAYRESIRLDPTWERWFELGVFYDLREERKDAALAYASAIALAPNESTEAYNNLSRIEILEGKAKKATELTRIALTHSNSSETESNLQKNLGWALLQQGSLDLSEKALSKSIALNSNNTAAHCLLTQILNTKGKDSSDNGSQCLTLNYDQPEVKKWREDYLRSIR
- a CDS encoding NACHT domain-containing protein, with product MNLEQALTSINKISQARRGKELTPGERIAVLAAWEKIGYEEAIKLYRENFSPNYISCRAGPGVWKLLSKEFGCRVTKTHLKTVLENMLQDTSLTEQIQANSANPDSVPILFGVPPDTGNFVGYRSQVQHCIRLLRDHRNIFIDGPQGIGKTALAARIVERVMSKTNESIEICIWKSIRYGPLLDELLADLADMLGIPFGTGSSVNKLQNLLIRFFRKHRCLLVLDGAEILQQDQQQSAWDYYSEPYTDYGPFFRRLVNDQGNSSLIVTSRTRFLDWSDLHESGNAAEIIRLEGLAQDDAETIFEEQSLKDRHCWPALINKYHGNPLMLKVIAKRVRTIYGGSTADFLRVQSTIIADPLLLTLNHEFSPSSSMSEFECFAMKILADLMKEHDSVSYEEILQNIESHSLFRSTDGLLRTVSSLVNRSLIEETKVERKSKFRLSSVIRKYIEQDPQGFVGQKVQSVA
- a CDS encoding ParB/RepB/Spo0J family partition protein, whose protein sequence is MTEKLTKFHLKAMEMNSLPLCIWKDKDLKLSDIQVSEQVQSRSEICRQTVSTYAAKINEGEMAPVLVFCDGFRYWLVDGFHRYQAAKLVNHTKISCRVAYGSKRDAILYAIAANIDNGFKRANADKRNGVETLLSDSEWSQWSNHEIARRCGVSHTYVRKLRLKLQESNEINPLIQTRQSVNRIAFRNGREYPIDVSNIGQLDR
- a CDS encoding streptomycin biosynthesis regulator, with translation MAINKSLKKQSSPSRHKTVEDVEIQKIRRDGGTQPRARLDEGTVHSYAESISDGDEFPPITLFYDGESYWLADGFHRVQAHIEACKETIAAEVRSGTRRDAVLYCVGANATHGLRRSNADKRRAVETLLNDPEWHKWSNNEIASRSNVSHTFVRNVRDEMSNEGSASSLEDLDAAPESRFARRGGTTYTVQTKRIGQSAGTPLGRQRKKKKPIVEPEPEPVLNKLKKVASGEIWSLGKHHKLYCGSHSSQKFQSLLPNEIALLLVFPSEPTEWLPRMPQQAKSALMWYTPYGEDMHLETLRNVVSNCVTASTDADDNVIVLNLPDPSLFLLFDELQCKCYCAEPNPQRCTDAITAWSVTQQSVQKR
- a CDS encoding helix-turn-helix domain-containing protein produces the protein MTQAELSAALEVDYGIYLSQSDISEIERQERGLKDYELDAISTILDVSPMFLLRNELGDDFYVDE